The Geovibrio ferrireducens genome window below encodes:
- a CDS encoding FAD-dependent oxidoreductase translates to MKKLLPLYINRLSPCYSRDHLGNHGCYARNDIPRFLHLTALGRFDEAFYVLKETNPFSSGCGRFCDHPCETACNRTKYDQPVDIKALERFVSDAGYEKGLKPKMTGEAKDKKIAIVGSGPAGLSSAYFLARCGYRVEVFEKHEVAGGLLTEGIPAYRYPRDVFEKELAFIKETGVVIHTCANINKESFKDLAGNYDAVIVATGAHKPGELGIEGEQLDGVENGIAFLKKVNLGQFEKLGIKKGEKIGVIGGGYTAMDVVRCAVRLGAEPTMVYRRTSAEMTAHQGEVEETKREGVKFKFLRSPLKIEKTEDALRLTVQKMKLGPVDESGRSKPVAVYGETETYHFDRIVLAIGDKPDLFFVGEKFTVDFPRMICRDLPEDVQSKIFITGDAAMGATDNTGMVVRVVGLAQDTVKSVREYLGETVETDKNRKTAFYNTLNTKYFEKSGRLIEETVPLEKRNGNFDEIVKTVDADLAQLMAGRCFNCGICIQCDWCWHYSDGSLIKLDREWTPEKDAFYYEFLTEKVSDATFKSVEACPRAALSISSAGSATESLREEQYITKSELEGGNRYDN, encoded by the coding sequence TTGAAAAAACTGCTTCCGCTGTATATTAACAGGCTCAGCCCCTGTTACAGCCGTGATCATCTCGGCAACCACGGCTGCTACGCCAGAAACGATATACCCAGATTTCTCCACCTCACAGCCCTCGGCAGGTTTGACGAAGCCTTCTACGTGCTCAAGGAGACAAACCCTTTCAGCTCTGGCTGCGGCAGGTTCTGCGACCACCCCTGCGAAACGGCCTGTAACCGCACTAAATACGACCAGCCTGTGGACATAAAGGCGCTTGAACGCTTTGTTTCCGATGCGGGGTATGAAAAAGGCCTGAAACCGAAAATGACCGGAGAGGCGAAGGATAAAAAAATAGCCATAGTTGGCTCCGGCCCCGCAGGGCTCTCATCCGCATATTTCCTTGCCCGCTGCGGCTACAGGGTGGAGGTTTTCGAGAAGCATGAGGTCGCAGGCGGCCTCCTCACCGAGGGAATACCCGCCTACCGCTACCCCCGTGATGTTTTTGAAAAGGAACTGGCCTTCATAAAAGAGACCGGAGTTGTGATACACACCTGCGCAAATATAAATAAGGAAAGCTTCAAGGACTTAGCCGGAAACTACGATGCGGTGATAGTCGCCACCGGAGCCCACAAACCCGGTGAACTGGGTATAGAGGGCGAACAGCTTGACGGGGTGGAGAACGGTATAGCCTTCCTGAAAAAGGTAAACCTCGGACAGTTTGAGAAGCTCGGCATAAAAAAAGGCGAGAAGATAGGCGTAATCGGCGGCGGATATACGGCGATGGATGTTGTGCGCTGTGCTGTCCGCCTCGGTGCGGAGCCCACAATGGTTTACAGGCGAACATCAGCCGAAATGACCGCTCATCAGGGCGAGGTTGAGGAAACAAAGCGCGAAGGCGTGAAGTTTAAATTTCTCAGAAGCCCGCTTAAGATAGAAAAAACGGAAGACGCTCTCAGGCTCACTGTGCAGAAGATGAAGCTCGGCCCCGTGGACGAGAGCGGCCGCTCCAAACCCGTGGCCGTTTACGGCGAGACTGAAACCTACCACTTTGACCGCATAGTCCTCGCCATAGGCGACAAGCCGGATCTCTTCTTCGTGGGGGAGAAGTTCACTGTGGATTTCCCCAGAATGATCTGCCGCGACCTGCCGGAGGATGTGCAGAGCAAAATCTTCATAACTGGTGACGCCGCAATGGGCGCAACAGACAACACCGGAATGGTGGTTCGTGTGGTGGGGCTTGCGCAGGACACTGTGAAAAGCGTGCGCGAATACCTCGGCGAAACAGTGGAAACTGATAAAAACAGAAAGACAGCCTTCTACAATACATTGAACACTAAATATTTTGAAAAGAGCGGCAGACTGATAGAAGAAACAGTCCCCCTTGAGAAGAGGAACGGAAACTTTGATGAAATAGTGAAAACAGTTGATGCCGACCTCGCTCAGCTTATGGCGGGAAGATGCTTCAACTGCGGAATCTGCATTCAGTGTGACTGGTGCTGGCACTACTCTGACGGCAGCCTGATCAAGCTCGATAGGGAGTGGACACCGGAGAAGGATGCCTTCTACTATGAATTTCTCACGGAAAAAGTAAGCGATGCCACCTTCAAGAGTGTGGAAGCCTGTCCCAGAGCAGCACTGAGCATATCCTCCGCAGGGAGCGCAACTGAGAGCCTCCGTGAAGAGCAGTACATAACGAAAAGCGAACTCGAAGGGGGAAACAGATATGATAACTGA
- a CDS encoding helix-turn-helix domain-containing protein, with translation MNRIEQVRNNILEAIAESGLSRLKVTEKAGISYQHLTRFLNNSTGGEIGIGILYRLAEVLNVPVSYLLGDTDKSGEYKLTSCGAQIPPEWDKVMKTVMKMDEREQEKVYKMLSTFIELMK, from the coding sequence ATGAACAGGATTGAACAGGTAAGGAACAATATTCTTGAGGCTATTGCGGAATCCGGTCTTTCACGGCTAAAGGTGACAGAGAAGGCGGGTATATCATACCAGCATCTCACGCGCTTTCTTAACAACAGCACCGGCGGCGAGATAGGTATCGGCATACTGTACAGGTTGGCGGAAGTTCTTAATGTTCCAGTGAGCTATCTTCTTGGAGATACTGATAAATCAGGAGAATACAAACTCACCTCATGCGGAGCGCAGATCCCCCCTGAGTGGGATAAAGTAATGAAAACCGTGATGAAGATGGATGAGCGGGAGCAGGAGAAAGTATATAAAATGCTTTCAACCTTTATTGAACTGATGAAGTGA
- a CDS encoding helix-turn-helix domain-containing protein, with product MSLKIGKRLKIARIYRGLTLSELGDKVGISKQSLSLYEKNQGALDLEKIGALAKELNFPSKFFIQDEDIVDENTIIYFRRKTTARETDIAKQKIKTDFLFKIYRYLVEYIEFPRLNIKKYDIESCPAPKYVADDIRRYWNLGNAPVGNLKHTLESNGIPVVLLTSDRKIDAYSTKKDDYCMVILNEQQSESRALFDMAHELGHILMHPWQESTEKLSDEVFKLREEQADAFASAFLLPEEEIKKDFVNLNPYKLQTYRNLKRKWKVSIQALIMRASDLGIIDNEIKTKLYKQISTYKWRLWEPDDVEFNIKNTLLKQGVELLKEVYSNDFIMNDMAEKGFYVYPTEVESLLGLSPNTLAVKKSYLVNLR from the coding sequence ATGTCACTAAAGATAGGAAAAAGGCTTAAAATAGCAAGAATATACAGAGGGCTTACGCTTTCAGAGCTTGGAGATAAGGTCGGTATAAGTAAGCAATCATTATCGCTATATGAAAAAAATCAAGGTGCTTTAGATTTGGAAAAAATTGGTGCTTTAGCAAAAGAGCTCAATTTCCCTTCAAAATTTTTTATTCAAGATGAAGATATTGTAGATGAAAATACAATAATATATTTTAGACGTAAAACAACAGCAAGAGAAACAGATATTGCAAAACAAAAAATTAAGACAGATTTTTTATTTAAGATTTATAGATATTTGGTTGAATATATTGAGTTTCCTCGGTTGAATATTAAGAAATATGATATAGAGTCATGCCCTGCTCCTAAATATGTTGCTGACGATATTCGTAGGTATTGGAATTTAGGTAACGCTCCTGTTGGTAATTTAAAACATACTTTAGAATCCAATGGTATTCCTGTTGTTTTGTTAACTTCTGACAGAAAAATAGATGCATATAGCACAAAAAAAGATGATTATTGCATGGTTATACTAAATGAACAACAATCTGAATCCAGAGCATTATTTGATATGGCGCATGAATTAGGTCATATATTAATGCATCCTTGGCAAGAAAGCACTGAAAAGCTATCAGATGAGGTGTTCAAATTGCGAGAAGAACAAGCCGATGCTTTTGCTAGTGCTTTTTTGTTGCCAGAGGAAGAAATTAAAAAAGATTTTGTCAATCTAAATCCGTATAAGCTTCAAACTTATCGTAATTTAAAACGTAAATGGAAAGTATCAATACAAGCATTAATCATGCGAGCAAGTGATTTAGGCATAATAGATAACGAAATTAAGACCAAGCTGTATAAGCAAATCAGTACTTATAAGTGGAGATTATGGGAACCTGATGATGTTGAGTTTAATATTAAAAATACATTATTGAAGCAAGGTGTAGAACTATTAAAAGAAGTATATTCAAATGATTTTATTATGAATGACATGGCAGAAAAAGGATTTTATGTTTATCCCACTGAAGTTGAGTCTTTGTTGGGATTAAGTCCAAATACATTAGCCGTTAAAAAGTCCTACCTTGTGAATCTAAGATGA
- a CDS encoding DUF5986 family protein, which yields MSNIASEYYKKRPEFFHAMRNNCADAYLKLSQTYRRVTGNSRSEARNDEINHNLAQLSALHRGIEYRILKRCCYEAFILHDDIHKVMLVVKRESAIDMRRRDYDRFRKNWLAMLLKEVRNPEHKYKQLSWDEDFEDYVEPHKLLPEKYRDYTLLFVLHYGDVELNGMQIIYTDERFEVLERCDIDFVPEISSKPEELVELKLKGNLNVTKDRKKA from the coding sequence TTGAGCAATATTGCAAGTGAGTATTATAAGAAACGTCCAGAGTTCTTTCATGCAATGAGAAATAATTGCGCAGATGCGTATCTTAAACTCTCCCAAACATATAGAAGAGTTACAGGTAATAGCCGTTCTGAGGCTAGAAATGATGAAATTAATCACAATCTTGCTCAACTGTCTGCCCTTCATCGTGGTATAGAGTATAGAATACTAAAGCGTTGTTGTTATGAGGCTTTTATACTTCATGACGATATTCACAAAGTTATGTTAGTTGTAAAACGTGAGTCAGCAATTGATATGCGTAGGCGTGATTACGATAGGTTTCGAAAAAATTGGCTTGCTATGTTGCTAAAGGAAGTCAGAAACCCTGAGCACAAATATAAACAACTTTCTTGGGATGAAGATTTTGAGGACTATGTTGAACCACACAAATTGCTTCCCGAAAAGTATAGGGATTATACTTTACTTTTTGTACTCCATTATGGCGACGTGGAGCTTAACGGAATGCAAATTATTTATACGGATGAACGCTTTGAAGTTTTGGAAAGATGTGATATAGATTTTGTTCCAGAAATCTCTAGCAAACCTGAGGAACTCGTGGAACTCAAATTGAAAGGTAATTTAAATGTCACTAAAGATAGGAAAAAGGCTTAA